The following proteins are encoded in a genomic region of Arvicanthis niloticus isolate mArvNil1 chromosome 21, mArvNil1.pat.X, whole genome shotgun sequence:
- the Znf35 gene encoding zinc finger protein 35 isoform X1, with protein MEKMTAELKETMGRASWGPVKVKKEEDEESVVGQTSSQQVYCETVKAWAPGEGPYVSIGVSGKEEKGQKMFWDMAVVLKATQEAAAASPRGSYSLAGTLAKSEILEPHGNPTPLGTKTKNLELLIPKTERCDDSERPPMIVGRIQKGDLQGPELGESCEKGNVLKRPRIRREKGDLRKITVKDCPLSESFRDEEEEKSKKSRGKYSLSSAPDKNQKTQPGQKPFTCSECGKGFSQSANLVVHQRIHTGEKPFACHECGKAFIQSANLVVHQRIHTGQKPYVCAKCGKAFTQSSNLTVHQKIHSLEKTFKCGECEKAFSYSSQLARHQKVHITEKCYECNECGKTFTRSSNLIVHQRIHTGEKPFACSDCGKAFTQSANLIVHQRSHTGEKPYECKDCGKAFSCFSHLIVHQRIHTAEKPYDCSECGKAFSQLSCLIVHQRIHSGDLPYVCNECGKAFTCSSYLLIHQRIHNGEKPYSCNECGKAFRQRSSLTVHQRTHTGEKPYECAKCGAAFISNSHLMRHHRTHLVE; from the exons ATGGAGAAGATGACTGCAGAATTGAAAGAGACCATGGGCAGAGCCTCTTGGGGCCCAGTGAAGgtgaaaaaggaagaagatgaggaaagtGTCGTAGGTCAGACATCCAGCCAACAAGTGTACTGTGAGACCGTCAAGGCCTGGGCCCCAGGGGAGGGTCCGTATGTCAGCATCGGTGTGtcaggaaaggaggaaaag GGTCAGAAAATGTTCTGGGACATGGCGGTGGTACTAAAAGCAACACAggaggctgctgctgcttcacCCCGTGGTAGCTACTCATTGGCAGGTACTCTGGCCAAGAGTGAAATCCTGGAGCCTCATGGGAACCCAACCCCACTAG GTACCAAAACCAAGAACCTAGAGTTACTGATTCCTAAAACAGAGAGATGTGATGACTCGGAGAGGCCCCCCATGATTGTAGGACGAATCCAGAAAGGTGACCTTCAAGGACCTGAGTTAGGAGAATCTTGTGAAAAGGGAAATGTGTTAAAAAGGCCGAGAATAAGGCGGGAAAAAGGAGATTTGAGAAAAATAACAGTGAAAGACTGTCCATTGTCTGAAAGCTTCCGAGACgaggaagaagagaaatctaAGAAGTCTAGGGGGAAATACAGCCTTAGCTCTGCTCCTGATAAAAACCAGAAGACACAGCCTGGGCAGAAGCCATTCACATGCAGCGAGTGTGGGAAAGGCTTCAGTCAGAGTGCAAACCTTGTTGTGCATCAGCGGAtccacactggggagaagccctTTGCCTGTCACGAGTGTGGGAAGGCCTTCATTCAGAGTGCCAACCTCGTTGTGCATCAGAGGATCCACACTGGACAGAAGCCCTATGTCTGTGCAAAATGTGGGAAGGCTTTCACTCAGAGTTCAAATCTGACTGTTCATCAGAAAATCCACTCCTTAGAAAAAACCTTTAAGTGTGGTGAATGTGAGAAAGCCTTCAGTTACAGCTCGCAACTTGCTCGGCACCAGAAAGTCCACATAACTGAGAAATGCTATGAATGCAATGAATGTGGAAAAACGTTCACTCGAAGCTCCAACCTCATCGTCCATCAGAGGAtccacactggggagaagccTTTCGCCTGCAGTGactgtggcaaagcctttacccAGAGTGCAAATCTTATTGTACATCAGCGAAGCCACACTGGTGAGAAGCCGTATGAGtgtaaagactgtgggaaagccttcagttGTTTTTCTCACCTTATTGTGCACCAGAGAATTCACACTGCAGAGAAACCTTACGACTGCAGCGAATGTGGAAAAGCCTTCAGTCAGCTGTCTTGCCTTATTGTCCACCAGAGAATTCATAGTGGAGATCTCCCTTATGTGTGTAACGAGTGTGGGAAGGCCTTCACTTGTAGCTCATACTTACTCATTCATCAAAGAATCCATAATGGGGAAAAACCTTATtcatgtaatgaatgtgggaaggCCTTCAGACAGAGGTCAagcctcactgtccaccagcgaacccacacaggagagaagccctatgagtGTGCAAAGTGTGGTGCAGCTTTTATTTCTAACTCGCACCTCATGCGACATCACAGAACCCATCTTGTTGAATAG
- the Znf35 gene encoding zinc finger protein 35 isoform X2 has protein sequence MFWDMAVVLKATQEAAAASPRGSYSLAGTLAKSEILEPHGNPTPLGTKTKNLELLIPKTERCDDSERPPMIVGRIQKGDLQGPELGESCEKGNVLKRPRIRREKGDLRKITVKDCPLSESFRDEEEEKSKKSRGKYSLSSAPDKNQKTQPGQKPFTCSECGKGFSQSANLVVHQRIHTGEKPFACHECGKAFIQSANLVVHQRIHTGQKPYVCAKCGKAFTQSSNLTVHQKIHSLEKTFKCGECEKAFSYSSQLARHQKVHITEKCYECNECGKTFTRSSNLIVHQRIHTGEKPFACSDCGKAFTQSANLIVHQRSHTGEKPYECKDCGKAFSCFSHLIVHQRIHTAEKPYDCSECGKAFSQLSCLIVHQRIHSGDLPYVCNECGKAFTCSSYLLIHQRIHNGEKPYSCNECGKAFRQRSSLTVHQRTHTGEKPYECAKCGAAFISNSHLMRHHRTHLVE, from the exons ATGTTCTGGGACATGGCGGTGGTACTAAAAGCAACACAggaggctgctgctgcttcacCCCGTGGTAGCTACTCATTGGCAGGTACTCTGGCCAAGAGTGAAATCCTGGAGCCTCATGGGAACCCAACCCCACTAG GTACCAAAACCAAGAACCTAGAGTTACTGATTCCTAAAACAGAGAGATGTGATGACTCGGAGAGGCCCCCCATGATTGTAGGACGAATCCAGAAAGGTGACCTTCAAGGACCTGAGTTAGGAGAATCTTGTGAAAAGGGAAATGTGTTAAAAAGGCCGAGAATAAGGCGGGAAAAAGGAGATTTGAGAAAAATAACAGTGAAAGACTGTCCATTGTCTGAAAGCTTCCGAGACgaggaagaagagaaatctaAGAAGTCTAGGGGGAAATACAGCCTTAGCTCTGCTCCTGATAAAAACCAGAAGACACAGCCTGGGCAGAAGCCATTCACATGCAGCGAGTGTGGGAAAGGCTTCAGTCAGAGTGCAAACCTTGTTGTGCATCAGCGGAtccacactggggagaagccctTTGCCTGTCACGAGTGTGGGAAGGCCTTCATTCAGAGTGCCAACCTCGTTGTGCATCAGAGGATCCACACTGGACAGAAGCCCTATGTCTGTGCAAAATGTGGGAAGGCTTTCACTCAGAGTTCAAATCTGACTGTTCATCAGAAAATCCACTCCTTAGAAAAAACCTTTAAGTGTGGTGAATGTGAGAAAGCCTTCAGTTACAGCTCGCAACTTGCTCGGCACCAGAAAGTCCACATAACTGAGAAATGCTATGAATGCAATGAATGTGGAAAAACGTTCACTCGAAGCTCCAACCTCATCGTCCATCAGAGGAtccacactggggagaagccTTTCGCCTGCAGTGactgtggcaaagcctttacccAGAGTGCAAATCTTATTGTACATCAGCGAAGCCACACTGGTGAGAAGCCGTATGAGtgtaaagactgtgggaaagccttcagttGTTTTTCTCACCTTATTGTGCACCAGAGAATTCACACTGCAGAGAAACCTTACGACTGCAGCGAATGTGGAAAAGCCTTCAGTCAGCTGTCTTGCCTTATTGTCCACCAGAGAATTCATAGTGGAGATCTCCCTTATGTGTGTAACGAGTGTGGGAAGGCCTTCACTTGTAGCTCATACTTACTCATTCATCAAAGAATCCATAATGGGGAAAAACCTTATtcatgtaatgaatgtgggaaggCCTTCAGACAGAGGTCAagcctcactgtccaccagcgaacccacacaggagagaagccctatgagtGTGCAAAGTGTGGTGCAGCTTTTATTTCTAACTCGCACCTCATGCGACATCACAGAACCCATCTTGTTGAATAG